The stretch of DNA TGCCGGAATTATTTCTTCGTCTTCCAGAAATCTGGAACTGAAAGCATTCGTACAAAATATAATTTGATCTGTCTGAATGGAAACTTCATCTGATACTAAAACCTGAACCTCCCTGGTATTTTCAATAATCTCTTTCACTTCAATTCCAAAAAGAAATTCAACGTGTAAGCTGTGACATTGCTCTATAAGCTTTTGTACCAGCTTTCCGGGGTGCAGACTTCCTTCACACAAGTTTCCAATTAGAAAATTGGATTTTCCCAATCCGAATTCCTTTATTTTACCTTGCTGCAAATTGTATGTCTTCTCAATACCAGTAATAGGCTTGATTTTTTCATTTACTTCATTCAGCATGTTTAAAGGCTGATCCGTATTCAGAATTTCAAACCCACCATCTAGCTCAAAATCAATTTCAGAATTTTTGAAATAATGTTGAATTTTTTTCAGCCCTTCAAACCTCATCCGAACCAATTCTACAGTTTTATCCCAACCCATTTTTTCAGAATCTGCAATCACTTCTGTCAGGCTACCGAAACAGGCAAACCCTGCATTTCTTGTTGAAGCTCCCAAAGGAATAGCATTCCTTTCAATGATTAAAACCGACTTTTCAGGATATCTTTCTTTAATAGAAATAGCTGTCCAAAGCCCGGTAAAACCAGCACCAATAATAATGATATCCCGTCTTCTATAAAATGTTTCAAGCTCCCAGATGCTGTTCATGATGATCAATAAATAATGAGTAATGAATGATAAGTAACCTTTTAATTCGCTGCCATTAATTCATAACAGCTAACCTTTATCCTCTCCTCCATCATTTTCACCATTATGCTGAAATCCTATTGCTCTTGCCGGTTCCTCAACAATTTTGAAGGTTTCAAGTTCTGCTCGTAAAGCTTTTATCCTGTATTGAAAATCATCAAAATTATTAATGATAGCGTCATTCAGAAACCGCTCTACTTGCCCTAAATATTCTTCTGTGAGTTTTCCTGC from Chryseobacterium piperi encodes:
- a CDS encoding NAD(P)/FAD-dependent oxidoreductase, with protein sequence MNSIWELETFYRRRDIIIIGAGFTGLWTAISIKERYPEKSVLIIERNAIPLGASTRNAGFACFGSLTEVIADSEKMGWDKTVELVRMRFEGLKKIQHYFKNSEIDFELDGGFEILNTDQPLNMLNEVNEKIKPITGIEKTYNLQQGKIKEFGLGKSNFLIGNLCEGSLHPGKLVQKLIEQCHSLHVEFLFGIEVKEIIENTREVQVLVSDEVSIQTDQIIFCTNAFSSRFLEDEEIIPARGQVILTEPIKNLKLKGTFHYDEGFYYFRNLGDRILLGGGRNQDFKTEETNTFGTTAFLQNHLENFLQDIILPGQDFKVANRWSGIMAMGNEKTPIIKQFSERQFCAVRLSGMGVALAPKIGEIVADELIG